A portion of the Sulfurospirillum diekertiae genome contains these proteins:
- a CDS encoding multidrug efflux RND transporter permease subunit has product MHLSAPFIARHVATTLLTIGIVLAGALAFGLLPVSPLPQVAFPTISISASLPGASPETMAATVATPLERSLGRIAGVTEMTSSSSMGSTRVTLQFDLDRNIDGAARDVQAAINASLSLLPTGMLSNPTYRKVNPADAPILILSMTSDTLTQAQMYDAASTILAQKLSQIDGIGQVIVGGSSLPAVRVEVNPSSLNHYGISFETLRTSISATNANRPKGSVEDNEHHWQIGANDQAKKAADYRPLIVSYHNGAPILLKDVATVVDSNQDLHNAGSANGKPSVLLILFRQPNANIIQTVDAVISTLPLLSSSIPQGIDLKIAMDRTPTIRASLHEVERTLIISLLLVIAVVFLFLRNWRAALIPSVAVPASLIGTFAIMYLLGYSLDNLSLMALTIATGFVVDDAIVVLENISKKMEQGMSAFEAALVGSKEVGFTVLSMSLSLIAVFLPILLMGGIIGRLFREFAIVLSIAIIISLIISLTTTPMMCAYLLKPPVKKQGRLSDLNEKVFTKILKAYERSLAWAIRHSKLMLALFFTTIGITIALYIIIPKGFFPQQDTGRIMGSIQGDQSISFQAMSQKLNTFVSIVKADPAIENVIAYTGGQQANSGRMFISLKPLSERKISADKVIARLRGKLAHVPGANLFLVPVQDIRIGGRQSNAQYEYTLQSDDLSTLREWEPVIRKTFMQLPQIIDVSSDQEIKGSQTKLVINRDAASRLGITASMIDAVLNDSFGQRTISTIYNPLNQYRVVLEVDPQFSQYPNALDSVYIITSDGSQVPLSAFSHYEPALTSLGVNHQGQFAAATLSFNLPVGVSLSQASEAITSAVEKLNLPVSIHGSFQGSANAFKASLQSQPLLILAAILTVYIVLGILYESYIHPLTILSTLPSAGVGALLALMAFRTEFNIIALIGVILLIGIVKKNAIMMIDFAIAAQRNEGLPAMDAIQKACSLRFRPIMMTTMAALLGAIPLAIGFGDGAELRQGLGISIVGGLILSQLLTLYTTPVIYLYGEKMRSKFSKTPQSIKG; this is encoded by the coding sequence AACACTGTTAACCATCGGTATTGTTCTAGCGGGTGCTCTTGCGTTTGGATTACTGCCTGTCTCTCCCTTACCGCAAGTCGCATTTCCTACGATTTCCATCTCTGCCTCTTTGCCAGGTGCGAGTCCTGAGACGATGGCAGCAACGGTGGCAACGCCTTTGGAGCGTAGTCTTGGACGCATCGCTGGGGTAACGGAGATGACCTCTTCAAGCTCCATGGGCTCAACGCGTGTCACCTTGCAATTTGATTTAGATCGTAACATTGATGGGGCTGCACGCGATGTTCAAGCAGCGATTAATGCCTCTTTATCGCTCTTGCCCACAGGTATGCTCAGCAATCCTACCTACCGAAAAGTAAACCCTGCCGACGCTCCCATACTGATCCTGTCCATGACATCCGATACCCTCACACAAGCACAAATGTACGATGCGGCTTCAACGATTTTAGCGCAAAAGCTTTCACAAATTGACGGCATCGGGCAAGTCATTGTAGGTGGGAGCTCTCTGCCAGCGGTAAGGGTTGAAGTCAATCCCTCAAGCCTCAATCATTACGGCATTAGTTTTGAAACACTCCGTACAAGCATTAGTGCAACCAATGCCAATCGACCCAAGGGCAGTGTAGAAGACAATGAGCACCATTGGCAAATAGGAGCGAATGATCAAGCTAAAAAAGCGGCTGATTATAGGCCTCTTATCGTCTCGTATCACAATGGAGCGCCCATTTTGCTCAAAGATGTCGCAACCGTTGTTGATTCAAACCAAGATTTGCACAATGCGGGCTCTGCCAATGGCAAGCCTTCGGTCTTACTCATCTTATTTCGTCAACCTAATGCCAATATCATCCAAACCGTCGATGCGGTTATTAGTACACTACCATTACTCTCTTCATCCATTCCTCAAGGGATTGATTTAAAGATTGCCATGGATAGAACGCCGACCATTCGCGCATCACTTCATGAAGTCGAGCGAACGCTCATTATCTCTCTTTTGCTTGTAATTGCCGTCGTCTTTTTATTTTTGCGCAATTGGCGTGCGGCGCTAATCCCCAGTGTCGCTGTGCCTGCTTCCCTGATAGGAACGTTTGCCATCATGTATTTGCTTGGTTACAGCCTTGATAACCTCTCATTGATGGCATTAACCATCGCAACAGGATTTGTTGTGGACGATGCTATCGTTGTGTTGGAAAATATCTCCAAAAAGATGGAACAAGGGATGAGTGCTTTTGAAGCTGCTCTTGTGGGTAGTAAAGAGGTTGGCTTTACTGTTTTATCGATGAGCTTATCATTGATTGCGGTCTTTTTACCTATTTTGCTGATGGGAGGTATTATAGGACGATTATTTCGAGAATTTGCGATTGTGCTCTCCATTGCCATTATTATTTCACTGATTATTTCGCTTACGACAACACCGATGATGTGCGCCTATTTACTCAAACCTCCTGTGAAAAAACAAGGTCGGTTATCGGATCTCAACGAAAAAGTATTTACTAAAATTCTCAAAGCGTACGAGCGCTCTTTAGCATGGGCGATTCGTCATTCTAAGTTGATGCTCGCCCTCTTTTTTACCACCATTGGCATCACCATTGCTTTATACATCATCATCCCTAAAGGGTTTTTCCCCCAACAAGATACAGGACGTATTATGGGAAGTATTCAAGGGGATCAATCTATCTCGTTTCAAGCCATGTCCCAAAAACTCAATACATTTGTCTCCATTGTAAAAGCCGATCCTGCCATTGAAAATGTCATTGCGTACACAGGAGGTCAACAGGCCAATAGTGGGCGAATGTTTATTAGTCTCAAGCCTCTCTCAGAGCGTAAAATTTCGGCGGATAAGGTCATCGCTAGACTCAGAGGAAAACTCGCACATGTTCCGGGCGCTAATCTCTTTTTAGTTCCCGTACAAGATATTCGTATCGGCGGAAGGCAATCGAATGCGCAATACGAATACACCCTGCAATCGGATGACTTGAGCACCTTGCGCGAGTGGGAACCAGTGATTCGCAAAACATTTATGCAACTGCCTCAAATTATTGATGTGAGCAGTGACCAAGAGATCAAAGGTTCGCAAACGAAGCTGGTGATCAACAGAGATGCAGCTTCAAGACTAGGCATTACGGCCAGTATGATCGATGCCGTTTTAAACGACTCCTTTGGACAACGCACGATCTCTACCATCTATAACCCTCTCAACCAATACCGTGTGGTGTTAGAAGTCGATCCACAATTTTCACAGTACCCCAATGCTTTAGATTCGGTCTATATCATTACCAGTGATGGCTCGCAAGTGCCCTTATCAGCATTCAGCCATTATGAGCCTGCCCTCACCTCTTTGGGAGTCAATCACCAAGGACAATTTGCCGCAGCAACACTCTCGTTTAACCTTCCTGTTGGTGTTTCGCTCTCCCAAGCCTCCGAAGCCATCACTTCTGCGGTTGAAAAATTGAATTTACCCGTTTCCATCCATGGAAGTTTTCAAGGGAGTGCCAATGCCTTTAAAGCGTCACTTCAGAGCCAACCGCTGTTAATCTTAGCCGCCATTTTAACGGTGTACATTGTCCTTGGTATTTTGTATGAGAGTTATATTCACCCGCTTACCATTCTTTCAACACTGCCTTCCGCAGGTGTGGGCGCTCTACTCGCATTAATGGCATTTCGCACGGAATTTAATATCATCGCGCTTATTGGTGTCATTTTACTCATCGGTATCGTCAAGAAAAATGCCATTATGATGATCGACTTTGCGATTGCGGCTCAAAGAAATGAAGGGTTACCCGCGATGGATGCCATACAAAAAGCCTGTAGTTTACGTTTTAGACCTATTATGATGACAACAATGGCGGCACTTTTAGGGGCTATTCCTCTTGCCATAGGATTTGGTGATGGTGCAGAATTACGCCAAGGTCTTGGTATTTCAATCGTTGGTGGGTTAATCTTGAGTCAGCTTTTAACGCTGTACACAACACCCGTCATTTATCTGTACGGTGAAAAAATGCGTTCAAAATTTTCCAAAACACCTCAATCTATAAAAGGTTAA
- a CDS encoding efflux transporter outer membrane subunit, protein MRYSILSILLVTNAFFVGCAQQNTPSVPTTVTIPQAYHEEGNWKKATPNDNAVRGAWWEMYHDAELNTLMEALSRFNPSISKYEALYKQALAVVESSQASLFPTLSVGADISRSQTSAGVNSTNKQKRSTDYKLPLQASWTPDIWGDTRHLVDAYSLSAEASLNDLEAAKLSAQTLLAQNYFQLRNVDVQEAFLHQTLEAYEKSLKITQNQYNAGIVTKKDVITAQAQMKSVEAQKIDLHAQRQQLEHAIAALIGKTPSEFSIQANPKLPIVLPDIPYSLPSELLERRPDIAAAERRMKQTNIQVGIAQDAWFPTFNLTASSGYESNVLSSLISKPNLIWAVGGALSETIFDAGLREANLKQIQSTYEANIATYRQSVLTAFQQVEDALATLETLSREVKVQQEAVDLAQQVFDFNMYQYRQGIVNYTSVVVAQTSLLNNQITVLNLQNRQVLATISLISALGGNFQ, encoded by the coding sequence ATGAGATACTCTATTTTATCAATACTCCTTGTTACCAATGCATTCTTTGTGGGTTGTGCCCAACAAAATACACCGTCTGTACCCACGACTGTGACGATTCCGCAAGCCTATCATGAAGAAGGAAATTGGAAAAAAGCAACGCCTAATGATAATGCTGTTCGAGGCGCGTGGTGGGAGATGTATCACGATGCTGAACTGAACACCTTAATGGAAGCATTATCGCGCTTCAATCCATCCATCAGCAAATACGAAGCCTTGTACAAACAAGCTTTGGCTGTTGTTGAGTCTTCACAAGCATCCCTCTTTCCAACCCTTAGTGTGGGAGCAGACATATCTCGGTCACAAACCTCTGCTGGTGTCAATTCAACCAATAAACAAAAACGCTCAACGGATTATAAACTCCCCCTTCAAGCTTCATGGACACCTGATATTTGGGGCGATACACGCCATTTGGTGGACGCTTATTCACTCAGTGCGGAAGCGAGCTTGAACGATTTGGAAGCCGCAAAACTTTCAGCGCAGACACTTTTGGCACAAAATTATTTTCAGTTGAGAAATGTGGATGTACAAGAAGCCTTTTTACACCAAACGCTGGAAGCCTATGAAAAGTCCCTTAAAATTACACAAAATCAATACAATGCGGGTATCGTCACCAAAAAAGATGTCATCACCGCTCAAGCTCAAATGAAAAGTGTTGAAGCACAAAAAATTGACTTACACGCACAAAGACAACAGTTAGAACATGCGATTGCCGCATTAATTGGTAAAACACCTTCGGAATTTTCAATACAAGCCAATCCCAAACTACCGATCGTTCTGCCCGATATTCCCTATTCTTTGCCTTCGGAACTCTTGGAGCGACGACCTGACATCGCTGCGGCGGAACGAAGGATGAAGCAAACCAATATTCAAGTGGGTATTGCTCAAGATGCATGGTTTCCCACCTTCAATCTGACCGCTTCAAGTGGCTACGAAAGTAACGTGCTCTCTTCGTTGATTTCCAAACCAAACCTTATCTGGGCTGTGGGAGGAGCGCTTTCAGAGACCATTTTTGACGCAGGGCTGAGAGAAGCCAATTTGAAACAGATACAAAGTACATATGAAGCCAATATTGCGACCTATCGCCAAAGTGTCTTAACCGCTTTCCAACAAGTTGAAGATGCCCTTGCCACCCTTGAAACACTCTCAAGAGAAGTGAAAGTACAACAAGAAGCTGTTGATTTAGCGCAACAAGTATTTGACTTTAACATGTACCAATATCGACAAGGCATTGTAAACTACACAAGCGTTGTTGTGGCACAAACATCGCTTTTAAACAACCAAATCACTGTTCTTAACCTTCAAAACAGACAAGTGCTTGCAACAATTTCATTGATCTCTGCCTTAGGGGGTAATTTTCAATAA
- a CDS encoding GtrA family protein has protein sequence MDWKQLKRFVMSGGGATLLHLSSMTLLVWLGVNAIFATAFGMVLGAVVNYIFQYYYTFDSNTKHHTSIFKYCLSVAISFASNMLLFTLFYTLLHFNALVSQLMTSALVAIQNYCIYKKFVFLRNRQ, from the coding sequence GTGGATTGGAAACAGCTTAAACGTTTTGTTATGAGTGGTGGTGGGGCTACACTTCTTCATCTCTCCAGCATGACTTTGTTAGTCTGGTTAGGTGTCAATGCCATTTTTGCAACCGCTTTTGGAATGGTGTTAGGGGCTGTGGTTAACTACATTTTCCAATATTATTATACGTTCGATTCCAATACCAAACACCACACATCGATTTTCAAATATTGTCTGAGTGTCGCCATATCGTTTGCAAGCAATATGCTTCTTTTTACACTCTTCTATACGCTCTTACATTTTAATGCTCTTGTATCACAGCTCATGACGTCAGCTCTCGTGGCAATACAAAATTATTGCATCTACAAAAAATTTGTTTTTCTTAGGAATAGACAATGA
- a CDS encoding glycosyltransferase family 2 protein, translating into MKLPLVSIVISLYNEEGNLVKLFQELFKVETALKDVVTFEYMCVNDGSTDATLKTLQTLTSTYPNINIYNLYRNFGHEVAMSAGMDNAQGACVVFMDGDLQHPPYLVEEMIRSWLNGHQVVLTKKISNDVEKSYMYTIFSKTFYWVLDKLSDIKIPKNYPDFRLLSRKHIDTLKTMNENDRMFRGLLNYIGYANCKVLEFEVPKRFSGHTKYNFKKSFGLAIDSIMQFSIKPLRFAIYIGVLTAFISTMLGAYTFFDYMLFDVKRTGYATTLIVTIFMNSIQLVVLGIIGEYIGKIHLEVKKRPLYFGELVEHHH; encoded by the coding sequence ATGAAACTTCCATTGGTCAGCATTGTCATCTCTTTATACAATGAAGAGGGCAATCTTGTTAAATTGTTTCAAGAACTTTTCAAAGTAGAAACGGCACTTAAAGACGTGGTTACATTTGAATACATGTGTGTCAACGATGGCAGTACCGATGCAACACTTAAAACGCTCCAAACATTAACTTCAACCTATCCCAATATCAACATTTATAACTTGTATCGAAACTTTGGACATGAAGTGGCAATGAGCGCTGGTATGGATAATGCGCAAGGAGCTTGTGTTGTTTTCATGGATGGCGATTTACAACATCCTCCTTATTTGGTGGAAGAGATGATACGTTCATGGCTCAATGGTCATCAAGTCGTCTTAACTAAGAAAATCAGCAATGATGTCGAGAAATCTTACATGTATACTATTTTTTCAAAAACGTTCTATTGGGTGCTTGATAAGCTCTCCGATATTAAAATTCCCAAAAACTATCCCGATTTTAGGCTACTCAGTCGTAAACATATTGATACGCTTAAAACTATGAATGAAAACGACAGGATGTTTAGAGGGTTGCTCAATTATATTGGGTACGCAAACTGTAAAGTCCTTGAATTTGAAGTTCCAAAACGTTTTTCGGGACACACCAAATACAATTTTAAAAAATCGTTTGGACTAGCGATTGATAGTATCATGCAATTTTCCATTAAGCCGTTGCGCTTTGCCATCTATATCGGCGTGCTGACCGCTTTTATCTCAACGATGTTAGGAGCATATACTTTTTTTGATTATATGCTTTTTGATGTTAAGCGTACCGGCTATGCAACAACGTTGATTGTGACTATTTTTATGAATTCAATTCAACTCGTTGTTTTGGGAATTATTGGCGAGTACATTGGGAAAATTCATCTTGAAGTGAAAAAAAGACCCCTTTATTTTGGAGAATTAGTTGAACATCATCATTAA
- a CDS encoding carbohydrate deacetylase, with protein sequence MNIIINADDFANSMAMSETICRCFDEGMLTSTSMMINTPYVEDALEKLRQRPSLRTSLHLNIAEGKPLSDIKKIAYLVDEKGLFCKRYETILINYYFGNLTQKKIIKAAIKAEYTAQITHYATLLKTPTIHLDSHQHYHTIPFISDILIELSQELPYQVTYVRVPKEPFFFEVSSLRDLKNYCGLNLIKHFLLNLFSNQLARKLHEHHITCNASFIGVLFTGNMTLSSIQQALQKCHQEGLIEILLHPGFLAESEAKVWTESPFKTFYAHPHRKEEMEILLSPTFKSLIQSITGNHYAKHI encoded by the coding sequence TTGAACATCATCATTAATGCCGACGATTTTGCCAATTCTATGGCGATGAGTGAAACAATCTGTCGCTGTTTTGATGAAGGTATGCTCACATCCACCAGCATGATGATCAACACTCCCTATGTTGAGGATGCGTTAGAAAAATTACGTCAAAGACCTTCTTTGAGAACCTCTTTGCATCTGAATATTGCTGAAGGAAAACCGCTTTCAGATATTAAAAAGATAGCCTATTTAGTCGATGAAAAAGGGCTTTTTTGTAAACGCTATGAAACAATACTCATCAATTACTATTTTGGGAATCTAACCCAAAAGAAAATCATCAAAGCAGCGATCAAAGCTGAATATACTGCTCAAATCACACACTATGCAACGCTACTAAAAACACCAACGATTCATCTTGACTCCCATCAGCACTATCATACGATACCCTTTATCAGCGATATACTGATCGAATTGTCTCAGGAATTACCCTACCAAGTGACATATGTACGTGTGCCCAAAGAACCTTTTTTCTTTGAAGTTTCTTCTTTACGTGATCTGAAAAATTATTGCGGACTTAATCTCATTAAACATTTTTTGCTCAATCTATTTTCGAATCAGTTAGCGCGAAAACTTCATGAACACCACATTACATGTAATGCCTCTTTTATTGGCGTTCTGTTTACAGGAAACATGACGCTCTCTTCCATTCAACAAGCGCTGCAAAAATGTCATCAAGAGGGTTTGATTGAGATTTTGCTGCATCCTGGCTTTTTAGCAGAATCTGAAGCTAAGGTATGGACAGAATCGCCTTTTAAAACATTTTATGCTCATCCTCATCGCAAAGAGGAGATGGAAATTTTACTAAGCCCTACGTTTAAATCATTGATACAAAGCATCACAGGGAATCATTATGCAAAACACATTTAA
- a CDS encoding ArnT family glycosyltransferase produces the protein MQNTFKNLILALFSLIGARLIVMYYFPLTDSTEARYANTALMMAKLNDWISPYYDYGVPFWGKPPLSFWAEALSYKLLGISDFAPRLPSLLISLATAWLMYHLVKTLTNAKSALWSVVIYFGMLLSFQLSGAVLTDPFLSFSTTLSLVAFMMFTLTGKCSWGYLFFYWPRIGTSCQRSFGSGYCRWHSILWMLPSVKTRFRLLKPLPWMKGTLLMLIISVPWYIIAEMKTPGFLNYFIIGEHFGRFLDSGWHGDKYGYVHKNPHGAIWLMWLAASLPWGISAFFFGYQSLYQHTKREMFLKLFKDPIMCLLVIWALFLILFFTLASNVIWTYVLPSLPAFAILLALLLNQNEGSLIQNYPKMIAFNIWFVPVVSLIGLVIVLWFPTLVMSEKYLIEFYHHHASSQEPIYFFRKEILFFYVLYE, from the coding sequence ATGCAAAACACATTTAAAAACCTTATTCTGGCGTTATTTTCTCTTATAGGTGCTCGTCTTATTGTCATGTATTATTTTCCTTTAACGGACAGTACCGAAGCACGCTATGCCAATACCGCCCTCATGATGGCAAAACTGAACGATTGGATTAGCCCTTATTATGATTATGGTGTTCCATTTTGGGGAAAACCACCTTTGTCATTTTGGGCAGAAGCACTCTCCTACAAGCTTTTAGGCATCAGCGATTTTGCACCACGCCTGCCCTCCTTGTTAATAAGTTTAGCAACCGCTTGGTTGATGTATCACCTTGTCAAAACATTAACAAACGCAAAGAGTGCTTTGTGGTCCGTTGTCATCTATTTTGGCATGCTCCTTTCCTTCCAACTCAGTGGTGCTGTATTAACTGATCCGTTTTTGAGTTTTAGCACAACCTTATCCTTGGTTGCCTTTATGATGTTTACCCTTACAGGAAAGTGTTCTTGGGGGTATCTTTTTTTTTATTGGCCTAGGATTGGGACTTCTTGCCAAAGGTCCTTTGGCAGTGGTTATTGTAGGTGGCATTCTATTTTATGGATGTTACCTTCCGTTAAAACGCGTTTTAGGCTGTTGAAACCACTTCCGTGGATGAAAGGTACGCTTTTAATGTTAATCATTAGCGTCCCTTGGTATATTATTGCTGAAATGAAGACACCTGGATTTTTGAATTATTTTATCATTGGAGAACATTTTGGTCGCTTTTTAGATTCAGGATGGCATGGTGATAAATATGGCTATGTGCATAAAAATCCACACGGTGCTATTTGGTTGATGTGGTTAGCTGCCTCTTTACCATGGGGTATCAGCGCTTTTTTCTTTGGTTATCAAAGCCTTTATCAGCACACTAAACGAGAGATGTTTTTAAAACTATTCAAAGATCCTATTATGTGTTTACTAGTGATTTGGGCACTCTTTTTAATCCTGTTTTTTACGTTGGCGAGTAATGTCATTTGGACCTATGTCTTGCCATCACTCCCTGCCTTTGCTATTCTTCTTGCCCTGTTGTTAAATCAAAATGAGGGTAGTTTGATTCAAAACTATCCTAAAATGATTGCTTTTAACATCTGGTTTGTGCCTGTTGTATCATTGATTGGGTTGGTTATTGTCTTATGGTTTCCCACCCTTGTGATGAGCGAAAAATACCTTATTGAGTTTTATCACCATCACGCTTCTTCACAAGAACCTATTTACTTTTTTAGAAAAGAAATCCTTTTCTTCTATGTATTATATGAATGA
- a CDS encoding phosphatase PAP2 family protein, giving the protein MLLVAWSRIYLGVHFPFDMIGAFLISLCVSLLFEPIWVHIRDVIIDFLIRFKLIQK; this is encoded by the coding sequence ATGCTTCTTGTTGCATGGTCTAGAATTTATTTGGGTGTACATTTCCCTTTTGATATGATTGGAGCATTTTTAATATCGTTATGCGTTTCACTGTTGTTTGAGCCTATTTGGGTACATATAAGAGATGTTATCATAGATTTTTTGATAAGATTCAAGCTCATCCAAAAGTAA
- a CDS encoding nucleoside 2-deoxyribosyltransferase → MQKIYLAGPEVFLPNALEMGKAHKRLCQHYGYEGLFPLDNTISGNNPKEIAEAIRQANQAMIRMCDIVIANLSPFRGPEPDSGTVWEVGYAQGLGKNVVAYSTDMRTLKDKTQSILHLGDAPCDALGMSIEDFGLTHNLMFSPIVIANSFEASLQYLALNHL, encoded by the coding sequence ATGCAAAAAATTTATCTTGCAGGTCCTGAAGTCTTTTTACCCAATGCTCTTGAAATGGGTAAAGCGCATAAACGTCTGTGTCAACATTATGGTTATGAAGGACTTTTTCCACTTGATAACACCATTTCAGGGAATAATCCCAAGGAGATAGCAGAAGCGATTCGGCAGGCTAATCAAGCAATGATACGCATGTGTGACATCGTCATCGCCAATCTCTCTCCATTTCGTGGTCCAGAACCCGACAGTGGCACGGTTTGGGAAGTAGGTTACGCACAAGGGTTAGGTAAAAATGTGGTGGCGTATTCGACGGACATGCGAACGCTCAAAGATAAAACGCAATCCATTCTTCATTTAGGGGATGCCCCCTGTGATGCTTTGGGTATGTCAATTGAAGATTTTGGACTAACTCACAATCTCATGTTTTCACCTATCGTCATTGCAAATAGCTTTGAAGCTTCTCTTCAGTACCTTGCACTAAATCACTTATAG
- a CDS encoding aldehyde dehydrogenase family protein has translation MAYSRPTYKPRYENFIGGEWVAPLSGEYFDNLSPVDGEFLTKIPRSSEADVDAAVAAGVKAFETYKHTSVIERSTLLNKIADAIEANLEALAIAETLDNGKAIRETLNADVPLVVDHFRYFASVIRAESGTVSDLDENTISQEIHEPLGVVAQIIPWNFPLLMAAWKIAPAIAAGNCVVLKPASATPMSILILMETIQNILPKGVVNIINGAGGKIGKHLATHPDIKKVGFTGETTTGQLIMQYATENIIPSTLELGGKSPNVFFESIMAKDDEFFDKAIEGLVLFAFNSGEVCTCPSRALIQESIYEPFMKRVLERVKAITQENPLDPATKMGAQASVNQKEKILDYIRIGKEEGAECLIGGAEYKNKTFPKGNYIQPTIFKGHNKMRIFQEEIFGPVLCVTTFKDEAEALAIANDTIYGLGSGVWSRDAHQLHSMSRGIEAGRVWVNCYHLYPSHASFGGYKKSGIGRETHMMMLNAYRHTKNILTSFNKNKLGFF, from the coding sequence ATGGCATATTCAAGACCTACATATAAACCTCGTTATGAGAACTTTATCGGCGGCGAGTGGGTTGCTCCACTTAGCGGTGAATATTTCGACAATCTTTCCCCTGTTGATGGCGAATTTTTAACTAAAATCCCTCGCTCCTCTGAAGCAGATGTTGATGCAGCAGTTGCAGCTGGCGTTAAAGCGTTTGAAACCTATAAACATACCTCCGTTATTGAACGAAGCACATTACTTAACAAAATTGCTGACGCTATCGAAGCCAATTTAGAAGCTCTTGCTATTGCAGAAACACTCGACAATGGTAAAGCGATTCGTGAAACTCTCAATGCAGACGTTCCTTTAGTTGTGGATCACTTTAGATATTTCGCTTCTGTTATTCGAGCAGAATCAGGAACCGTTTCAGATTTGGATGAAAACACAATTTCCCAAGAAATTCATGAACCACTCGGTGTTGTTGCGCAAATCATTCCATGGAACTTCCCACTCTTGATGGCAGCATGGAAAATCGCTCCTGCTATTGCTGCTGGTAATTGCGTTGTTTTGAAACCAGCAAGTGCGACACCAATGTCTATTTTAATTTTGATGGAAACCATTCAAAATATATTGCCAAAAGGCGTTGTTAACATTATCAATGGTGCAGGTGGAAAGATTGGTAAACACCTTGCAACGCATCCTGACATCAAAAAAGTAGGCTTTACCGGTGAAACGACGACAGGTCAGCTTATCATGCAATACGCTACTGAAAACATCATCCCTTCGACATTGGAACTCGGTGGTAAATCGCCTAACGTTTTCTTTGAATCTATCATGGCAAAAGACGATGAATTTTTTGACAAAGCGATTGAAGGACTTGTTTTATTTGCCTTTAATAGTGGTGAAGTCTGCACATGCCCATCACGTGCCCTCATCCAAGAGTCTATTTATGAGCCGTTTATGAAACGTGTTTTAGAGCGTGTAAAAGCAATCACTCAAGAAAATCCTCTTGATCCAGCAACTAAAATGGGAGCACAAGCTTCTGTCAATCAAAAAGAGAAAATCTTAGATTACATCCGCATTGGTAAAGAAGAAGGTGCAGAGTGCCTCATCGGTGGTGCAGAATACAAAAACAAAACCTTCCCAAAAGGAAATTACATTCAACCTACTATCTTCAAAGGTCACAACAAAATGCGTATCTTCCAAGAAGAGATTTTTGGACCCGTACTATGTGTCACAACCTTTAAAGATGAAGCGGAAGCACTTGCCATTGCCAATGACACAATTTATGGTCTAGGCTCAGGCGTTTGGTCAAGGGATGCGCATCAACTTCATAGCATGTCACGCGGCATTGAAGCGGGACGTGTATGGGTAAACTGCTACCATCTCTACCCATCTCATGCCTCTTTTGGTGGTTATAAAAAATCAGGTATCGGACGTGAAACACACATGATGATGCTTAACGCTTATAGACACACCAAAAATATCTTGACATCATTCAATAAAAATAAACTCGGATTTTTCTAA
- a CDS encoding DUF779 domain-containing protein: MTIHRLTATSEALKVIEMLKNEYGELVFNQSGGCCDGTAPMCYEKKDFHVPSRNIKMGEVGGCEFFIDKDQFEYFRYSQIVLDVKEEKAAFGNSFSLEIDEGYQFITRSRIFSDEENKLLAEQEK; the protein is encoded by the coding sequence ATGACTATTCATCGACTTACTGCAACCTCTGAAGCTCTCAAAGTTATCGAAATGCTTAAAAATGAATATGGCGAACTCGTTTTCAACCAAAGTGGTGGCTGTTGCGATGGCACAGCACCGATGTGTTATGAAAAAAAAGACTTTCATGTTCCCTCACGCAATATTAAAATGGGCGAAGTCGGAGGATGTGAGTTTTTTATCGATAAAGACCAATTCGAATACTTTCGTTATTCTCAAATTGTCCTAGATGTGAAAGAAGAAAAAGCCGCTTTTGGAAACTCCTTTTCATTGGAAATTGATGAAGGGTATCAGTTTATTACACGTTCGCGTATCTTTAGTGATGAAGAAAACAAACTTTTAGCAGAACAAGAGAAGTGA